ATATTATCCGACAGGGTCTATCATTCATAGACTTGACCCCAGAGTTAAAATATTTGTAACATTTCTATACATGATTTTACTGTTTATGGTTAAATCATTTATAGGTTTTTTAGGTATGTTTTTATTGCTAGTTATTCCTGTAGTATTATCAAAAGTTCCTGTGAGTTATCTATTAAAAGGGCTTAAAGGTTTGATCATTATTATCCTTTTCACTGTTTGTCTTAATATGTTTATGACTCCCGGAACTGTTTTATATAAAATAGGTTTTTTGAAAATAACCGACAATGGGCTTAGAAATGCAGTATTAATGGCAGTTAGACTTATATTACTCGTAACAGGAACATCTCTATTGACACTGGTTACTTCTCCTATATCCCTTACGGACGGTATGGAAAGGCTTATGAAAAAAGTACCGCTAGTAAAAAATTATGCTCATGAACTTGCAATGATGATGAGTATTGCTTTAAGATTTATACCTACACTCATGGAAGAAACCACAAGGATAATAAACGCACAGAAATCAAGAGGAGCGGATTTTGAAAGCAGAAATATAATTTCCAGAGCAAAAGCTTTCATTCCTGTCCTTATACCATTGTTTTTATCTGCATTTCAGAGAGCCGAAGATTTAGCTCTTGCCATGGAAGCCAGATGTTACAGAGGTGGAGAGAACAGAACAAGGATGAAAGAATTAAAATATTCCAAGGCTGACAGTTACGCATATATGTATGGAGCTTTAATGCTTATATTTACCATCGCTACAAATATTCTTCATAGTAAGGGGATTTTATAATGCGAAATATTCTTATTACAATAGAATATGACGGGAAAAA
The DNA window shown above is from Anaerofustis stercorihominis DSM 17244 and carries:
- a CDS encoding energy-coupling factor transporter transmembrane component T family protein — its product is MLNDITIGQYYPTGSIIHRLDPRVKIFVTFLYMILLFMVKSFIGFLGMFLLLVIPVVLSKVPVSYLLKGLKGLIIIILFTVCLNMFMTPGTVLYKIGFLKITDNGLRNAVLMAVRLILLVTGTSLLTLVTSPISLTDGMERLMKKVPLVKNYAHELAMMMSIALRFIPTLMEETTRIINAQKSRGADFESRNIISRAKAFIPVLIPLFLSAFQRAEDLALAMEARCYRGGENRTRMKELKYSKADSYAYMYGALMLIFTIATNILHSKGIL